In Harmonia axyridis chromosome X, icHarAxyr1.1, whole genome shotgun sequence, a single window of DNA contains:
- the LOC123686006 gene encoding chromodomain-helicase-DNA-binding protein 1, protein MSDSGSGSEDSKSDSSSNNSGSESDSGSSSSSGSESHHSGNEESSQEEESQNLNTTGQTSPSSYDGKESTEPDSTTHDLDISKDSDDEDDDIILRRSSRSTRESTREKRSTKRQFKYNDGSTSDSEEEREIPPPSKKLGSLRSAPQKKNTRSTRSSRYSSEESSMDTDEDTRRTVSRRKAAAVSYKEDSEEKTDSEDYLELDTTAQESSEPVVEEKVETIEKILGIRKGKKGVTGNITTMYYIEENGDPNEGADALPEEELEMQYLIKWKDWAHIHNTWESENSLKEQKVKGIKKLENYIRKESDISHWRRYATPEDVEYYECQSELNQELNKSYNDVERIIAKAQKPEGGLDYYIKWQSLPYADATWEDAALILQKWPKKIDEFEDREQSKRTPTRHCKVLRHRPKFHEVKSQPEYMMGTEKNLVLRDYQMDGLNWMIHAWVKENSVILADEMGLGKTIQAICFLYYLFNTHQLHGPFLCVVPLSTMTSWQREFVQWAPEMNFVTYLGDVNSRDRIRQYEWCYEGSKRLKFNAILTTYEIVLKDKAFLGSISWAVLLVDEAHRLKNDDSLLYKALTEFDTNHRLLITGTPLQNSLKELWALLHFIMPEKFVSWEEFEKEHENTETKGYGRLHAQLEPYILRRVKKDVEKSLPAKVEQILRVEMTSIQKQYYKWILTKNYNALRKGVKGSSTTFLNIVIELKKCCNHALLTKPTEYEHHSSQHDHLQTLLRGSGKLVLLDKLLIRLKETGHRVLIFSQMVRMLDILGEYLQLRHFQFQRLDGGIKGELRRQALDHFNAEGSQDFCFLLSTRAGGLGINLATADTVIIFDSDWNPQNDLQAQARAHRIGQKNQVNIYRLVTARSVEEEIVERAKQKMVLDHLVIQRMDTTGRTVLDKKGGSANTTPFNKEDLTAILKFGAEELFKDEDDEEEPNCDIDEILRRAETRDEAPTMVGDELLSAFKVASFAAFDEDTEPSPITTAADEESKDWDEIIPEKMRKKVEEDEKSKEMEDLYLPPRSRKTLQQINQSESDADESKSRRKRKKDEEGSGSSGEEESDDERPRKRGRPPTTSKEKIKNFTDAEVRRFVKSYKKFSAPLKRLEAVACDAELQEKPLAELRKLGELLHERCRTYMCEQAKENNSTGTDEDGKGKKRNRGPSFKLGGVSINAKTMLQCEEELQPLDEVLPSDPQERARWTLQAKTKPAHFDVDWSVNEDSKLLQGIHLYGMGSWEQIKLDPSFGICDKILLNEDKKPQAKHLQTRAEYLLKILKKQLDQKKGVPKPKRQRKVKETKALTKEIIEEDNISSNEETSSKALSSHSSHNVTSTVPKKSKSKKEEEVVKEEDNSLPDKPEKEKKKKKEKKEKKSAGPMHFTANNEPRALNVMGDLDPATFTECKEKMRPVKKALKALDNPDQSLPEAEQVNNTRLCLLQIGEQINTCLKEFKNDPEKAKEWRSNLWHFVSKFTEYDSKKLYKLYKKACQKSEKEDKAESKYDEASTSTSRERSKSESREEKESYKRKMDDDSDKEERSSKKHHSDKKEKKDKKKSRDTDSGSKHDEDSLRFSRKPSGSPSSASKSGYRHDQDRANYPPDHERWSGGSGSGQSREGRFSGDHKRDRFDYQRTGYHRDREYRGDKRSGEDWRQYPRGRESMPSYGTPGRPPMYPAHYPGGGFGPPMYPPEPQFPRDSRYSPGEWRPSERDYRREYDRRQQ, encoded by the exons TGATTCTGGCTCATCTTCATCGAGTGGCTCTGAATCACATCACTCTGGAAATGAAGAATCTAGTCAGGAAGAAGAAAGCCAAAATTTGAACACAACTGGACAAACGTCTCCTAGTAGTTACGATGGAAAGGAGTCTACTGAACCTGATAGTACAACACATGATCTTGACATTTCAAAAGAC tcaGATGATGAAGATGATGACATCATTTTACGAAGATCTTCAAGATCTACCAGAGAATCTACTAGAGAGAAAAGAAGTACTAAAAG gCAGTTTAAATATAATGACGGTAGTACCTCAGATTCTGAGGAAGAAAGAGAAATACCTCCACCCAGTAAAAAATTGGGAAGCCTCAGATCTGCGCCGCAGAAGAAAAATACTAGAAGCACCAGAAGTTCCAGATATAGTTCTGAGGAGTCTAGCATGGATACCGATGAAGACACTAGGAGAACAGTATCTAGGCGCAAAGCTGCTGCTGTCAGTTATAAAGAGGATAGTGAAGAAAAAACTGACTCTGAGGACTATTTAGAATTAGACACTACTGCTCAGGAATCTTCAGAACCTGTTGTAGAAGAAAAAGTGGAGACTATTGAAAAGATATTGGGAATAAGGAAAGGCAAGAAAGGTG TTACTGGTAACATCACGACTATGTATTATATAGAAGAAAATGGGGATCCCAATGAAGGAGCTGATGCTTTACCTGAAGAAGAGCTGGAAATGCAATATTTGATCAAATGGAAAGACTGGGCCCACATTCATAATACTTGGGAATCAGAAAATTCACTGAAAGAACAGAAAGTTAAAGGCatcaaaaaattagaaaattatattaGGAAAGAAAGTGACATTTCGCATTGGAGAAGATATGCCACACCTGAAGATGTTGAATATTATGAATGTCAAAGTGAACTCAATCAAGAGTTGAACAAAAGTTACAATGACGTGGAAAGAATAATAG CTAAAGCTCAAAAACCTGAAGGCGGTTTAGACTACTACATAAAATGGCAAAGTTTACCGTATGCTGATGCAACATGGGAAGATGCTGCCCTAATTCTGCAGAAGTGGCCCAAAAAAATCGATGAATTCGAGGATAGAGAACAGTCGAAAAGAACACCAACCAGGCATTGTAAAGTTTTGAGACACCggccaaaatttcatgaagtgAAATCCCAGCCTGAATATATGATGGGAACTGAAAAG AATTTAGTCCTGAGGGATTATCAGATGGATGGGCTCAATTGGATGATCCATGCTTGGGTTAAAGAGAACTCCGTAATTCTTGCCGATGAGATGGGATTGGGAAAAACTATACAGGCTATTtgtttcttatattatttattcaacaccCATCAACTCCATGGTCCATTTTTATGTGTTGTTCCATTGTCAACGATGACATCTTGGCAAAGAGAATTTGTCCAGTGGGCCCCAGAAATGAATTTTGTCACTTATTTGGGAGATGTCAACTCCAGAGATAGG ATTCGTCAATATGAGTGGTGTTATGAAGGATCTAAAAGGTTGAAATTCAATGCCATACTTACCACATATGAAATTGTATTGAAGGACAAAGCTTTTCTTGGCAGTATAAGTTGGGCTGTATTGCTGGTTGATGAGGCACATCGACTCAAAAATGATGATTCCCTATTATACAAAGCTCTAACTGAGTTTGACACAAACCATCGTCTCCTAATTACAGGAACACCCTTGCAGAACAGTTTGAAGGAGCTGTGGGCGCTATTGCATTTCATCATGCCTGAAAAATTCGTCAGTTGGGAAGAGTTCGAAAAGGAACACGAAAATACCGAAACTAAAGGCTACGGAAGACTTCATGCACAACTAGAACCGTACATATTGCGTAGAGTGAAGAAAGATGTGGAAAAATCTCTTCCAGCTAAAGTGGAACAAATTCTAAGGGTTGAGATGACATCCATTCAGAAACAATACTATAAATGGATATTAACAAAGAATTACAACGCTTTGAGAAAAGGTGTCAAAGGCTCATCTACCACCTTCTTGAACATTGTTATCGAACTGAAGAAATGCTGCAATCATGCACTTCTTACTAAACCCACAGAATATGAGCACCATTCATCGCAACACGATCATTTACAGACACTTCTTCGGGGATCTGGTAAATTGGTATTGCTGGATAAATTACTCATCAGGTTGAAGGAAACGGGACACAGGGTGCTTATTTTCTCACAGATGGTCAGGATGTTAGATATCCTTGGAGAGTACCTTCAGCTTCGACATTTTCAG TTTCAAAGACTTGATGGAGGTATCAAAGGTGAGTTGAGACGTCAAGCGTTGGACCATTTCAATGCTGAAGGTTCGCAAGATTTCTGCTTTTTACTCTCGACAAGGGCTGGAGGTCTTGGTATCAATTTAGCAACAGCCGATACAGTTATTATATTCGATTCCGACTGGAATCCCCAAAACGATCTCCAAGCTCAAGCCAGGGCTCACAGAATTGGTCAAAAAAATCAGGTCAATATTTACCGATTGGTCACTGCTAGATCTGTGGAAGAGGAAATTGTCGAAAGAGCCAAACAAAAAATGGTGTTGGATCATTTGGTTATACAACGAATGGATACAACAGGACGTACTGTTCTAGACAAAAAAGGTGGTAGTGCTAATACAACACCTTTCAACAAAGAAGATTTAACAGCTATTCTGAAGTTCGGAGCTGAAGAATTGTTCAAAGATGAGGATGATGAGGAAGAACCCAAC TGTGATATTGATGAGATTTTGAGAAGAGCAGAAACTAGAGATGAAGCGCCAACAATGGTAGGGGACGAGTTGCTTTCTGCATTTAAAGTTGCTAGTTTTGCTGCGTTTGATGAAGACACAGAACCTAGTCCTATCACAACCGCAGCAGATGAAGAGAGCAAGGATTGGGATGAAATAATTCCTGAAAAGATGAGAAAGAAAGTTGAAGAAGATGAAAAATCTAAAGAGATGGAGGATCTCTATCTACCACCAAGATCTCGTAAAACGCTCCAACAAATTAATCAATCTGAAAGCGATGCAGATGAAAGTAAATCAAGAAGAAAGAGAAAGAAAGATGAAGAAGGATCGGGATCAAGCGGCGAAGAAGAGAGTGATGATGAAAGACCAAGGAAACGCGGTCGACCGCCGACAACATCgaaggaaaaaatcaaaaatttcacgGATGCAGAAGTTAGAAGATTCGTCAAAAGTTATAAAAAGTTCAGCGCTCCTCTTAAACGTTTGGAAGCTGTAGCATGCGACGCCGAGTTGCAAGAAAAACCACTTGCTGAACTGCGTAAATTAGGTGAATTATTGCACGAAAGATGTCGCACGTATATGTGTGAGCAGGCAAAGGAAAATAACAGTACAGGAACAGATGAGGATGGTAAAGGGAAAAAGAGGAATAGAGGCCCATCTTTTAAGTTGGGTGGGGTTTCTATAAATGCTAAAACAATGTTGCAATGTGAAGAAGAACTTCAACCTTTGGATGAAGTACTTCCATCGGATCCGCAGGAGAGGGCTAGATGGACTTTGCAAGCCAAGACGAAACCGGCTCACTTTGACGTTGACTGGAGTGTCAATGAAGACTCGAAACTCCTTCAGGGGATTCATCTGTATGGGATGGGTTCTTGGGAGCAAATTAAATTGGATCCTTCTTTCGGGATTTGTGATAAGATCCTATTAAACGAAGACAAGAAACCACAAGCTAAGCATTTACAAACTAGAGCTGAATACCTCTTAAAAATACTTAAGAAACAATTGGACCAGAAAAAAGGTGTTCCTAAACCGAAAAGACAAAGAAAAGTAAAAGAGACCAAAGCACTGACTAAAGAAATCATTGAAGAGGATAATATAAGTTCAAACGAAGAAACCTCTAGCAAAGCATTATCCTCACACTCATCGCACAATGTTACTTCCACTGTTcctaaaaaatcaaaatcaaaaaaagaGGAGGAAGTTGTCAAAGAAGAGGACAATTCACTCCCGGACAAACCTGAgaaggaaaagaaaaagaagaaagagAAGAAGGAAAAGAAATCTGCTGGTCCCATGCACTTTACTGCTAATAATGAACCGAGGGCATTGAATGTTATGGGTGATCTTGATCCAGCTACTTTCACAGAG TGTAAAGAAAAAATGCGTCCGGTTAAGAAAGCACTTAAGGCTTTGGACAATCCCGATCAATCTTTACCTGAAGCAGAACAGGTCAACAACACCAGGTTATGCCTCCTTCAAATAGGAGAACAAATAAATACCTGCTTGAAGGAATTCAAGAATGATCCAGAAAAGGCTAAAGAATGGAGAAG CAATCTGTGGCACTTTGTATCAAAATTTACTGAGTACGATTCTAAGAAATTGtacaaattatacaaaaaagctTGCCAGAAATCGGAAAAAGAAGATAAAGCAGAGTCAAAATATGAT gAAGCAAGCACTTCTACCTCTAGAGAAAGATCAAAGTCTGAAAGTAGAGAAGAAAAAGAATCTTACAAGAGAAAAATGGACGATGACAGTGACAAAGAAGAAAGATCTAGTAAAAAACACCACAGTGATAAGAAGGAAAAGAAAGATAAGAAGAAATCTAGAGATACAGATAGCGGGAGCAAGCACGATGAGGACTCTTTGCGTTTTAGCAGAAAACCTAGTGGATCTCCATCTTCTGCATCTAAATCTGGTTATAGACATGATCAGGATAGAGCGAATTATCCTCCTGATCATGAACGTTGGAGCGGAGGTAGTGGAAGTGGACAATCAAGAGAAGGACGATTCTCTGGAGATCATAAGAGGGACAGATTTGATTACCAGAGGACGGGATATCATAGGGATAGGGAATATCGTGGTGATAAGAG GTCAGGAGAGGATTGGAGGCAGTATCCTAGAGGTCGTGAAAGTATGCCATCTTACGGAACTCCTGGAAGACCTCCTATGTATCCTGCTCATTATCCGGGTGGTGGTTTTGGTCCTCCGATGTATCCCCCTGAACCTCAATTTCCTAGGGATAGTAGGTATTCTCCAGGCGAATGGAGGCCTTCGGAAAGGGACTATCGTAGAGAATACGACAGACGTCAACAATAA